One segment of Babesia bigemina genome assembly Bbig001, chromosome : II DNA contains the following:
- a CDS encoding protein kinase domain containing protein, putative, whose amino-acid sequence MVDARGSGVKKFAKADDSVEAFETLVLLKKEVISALQNEYEHAQRECSAINQYSSPCPLGRPDGTASGNAALYGDSYACHGNERSRSLDTDSGSCRNDALVKWESPEFQSLERRWNAQLQECIQCVKMDMSYSRPNSVSAEEIDAIQQSIEKLKSAYFRAVKEREDSNKLWLRLKMYSNTRKEALEDICKPYCSAKETPEPVDTKRMFSRGPMANPYRTIETLKTSSEIQPPFIQGVMSRDNEDTTTPGSSQTPSIEKIAQRGVQQTNGAGYQMACNSAIDEFLSQTDSTEIFLKTAENIYIQYGDGCMSLKTFNNIADFLVHSLNIPAIDGAPVTRLLRLYGIGNGAIIDRETFIMLYWEVAHVVRRALDVMQCVNLTGLHVQGQPGQEQCSNFVKISNIFEFRKKLYSGYSCSKFLATEIETGEMRVIDIITKTDKVPPFELIALEVARLAQLQRQHLALYLDAYQDANSIYVVSEFCRGGSLLHHISNKSEREYTTGFVQVVMSQVIEALLYLHCNNLVHGSITIDKVMMQDHEYNQVKIRDTGLRGLLDTVVGGSALTMMHVAPEARDGQVTHKSDVWSVGVILAFLVTGIAPDEHMDYVQYARAVERHLDRGVIFRRDDNLTDLVRKMICVDPNSRPTAFEIISHPWYATSGRSANVPGYFRSLIRPINRLNALKRMYLDIISVLESQSSLFVCRIHKLMDTMQLGKRLRRGKAMIKDLKMALRVEGLPRQTIDNIMVLMLSESEANAVQHFMNALARWKNGEIALAWSEFDSSPHGDRCSMDIAQFTRFLANTPGRLIPMEETKRVTNALAVEERVRWSDFVSYLR is encoded by the coding sequence ATGGTGGACGCGAGAGGGAGTGGCGTTAAAAAATTTGCCAAAGCCGACGACTCCGTGGAGGCGTTTGAAACGCTAGTGCTGCTCAAGAAGGAGGTGATCTCTGCGTTGCAGAACGAATATGAGCACGCGCAGAGGGAGTGCAGCGCAATCAACCAATACAGCTCGCCGTGCCCGCTCGGTAGGCCTGACGGGACAGCCAGCGGCAATGCGGCCCTTTACGGAGACTCATACGCTTGCCATGGCAACGAACGTTCGCGCAGTCTGGACACTGACTCCGGAAGCTGTCGCAATGACGCCCTTGTGAAGTGGGAGTCACCGGAATTCCAGAGCCTAGAAAGGCGATGGAACGCGCAACTCCAGGAGTGCATCCAATGCGTGAAAATGGACATGTCGTATTCCAGGCCTAACTCGGTGTCGGCCGAAGAGATAGACGCAATACAGCAGTCGATAGAGAAGCTGAAGAGCGCCTACTTCAGGGCTGTGAAGGAACGCGAGGATAGCAACAAGTTGTGGCTCAGGCTCAAAATGTACAGTAACACACGGAAGGAGGCTTTAGAAGACATATGCAAGCCGTACTGCTCGGCAAAGGAAACTCCCGAGCCGGTGGATACCAAACGGATGTTCTCGAGGGGTCCTATGGCAAACCCGTATCGCACCATAGAGACCCTCAAAACCAGCAGTGAAATACAACCCCCATTCATCCAAGGGGTTATGTCGCGTGATAACGAGGATACCACGACGCCAGGGTCCTCGCAAACGCCCTCAATTGAAAAGATTGCGCAACGCGGAGTGCAGCAAACGAACGGTGCTGGCTACCAAATGGCCTGCAACTCGGCAATTGATGAATTCCTTTCCCAAACCGACTCCACCGAGATCTTCCTCAAGACCGCAGAAAACATATACATCCAGTACGGAGACGGGTGTATGTCGCTCAAGACGTTCAACAACATCGCGGACTTCCTCGTCCACTCCCTCAACATACCGGCCATCGACGGGGCGCCGGTGACAAGGCTGCTCAGACTCTACGGAATCGGAAACGGAGCTATTATCGACCGGGAAACGTTCATCATGTTGTACTGGGAGGTTGCGCACGTTGTTAGACGGGCTCTGGATGTGATGCAGTGCGTTAACCTGACAGGCCTGCACGTGCAGGGCCAGCCGGGGCAGGAGCAGTGCAGCAACTTTGTAAAGATATCCAATATATTCGAGTTCCGTAAAAAACTGTACAGTGGCTACTCGTGCTCCAAGTTCCTAGCGACGGAGATCGAGACGGGAGAAATGCGAGTCATCGACATAATCACCAAAACGGACAAGGTGCCTCCGTTCGAGCTGATTGCCCTTGAGGTGGCGCGCTTGGCCCAGCTGCAACGCCAACACCTGGCGCTGTATTTGGACGCCTACCAGGACGCCAACAGCATCTACGTGGTGTCAGAGTTTTGCCGGGGCGggtcgctgctgcaccacATCAGCAACAAGAGCGAGAGGGAGTACACCACCGGCTTCGTTCAGGTTGTGATGTCCCAGGTCatcgaggcgctgctgtaTCTGCACTGCAACAACCTCGTGCACGGGTCGATAACGATTGACAAGGTCATGATGCAAGACCACGAATACAACCAGGTCAAAATCCGGGACACGGGTCTCAGGGGGCTACTGGACACCGTCGTAGGAGGATCTGCGCTCACGATGATGCATGTAGCACCGGAGGCGAGGGACGGGCAAGTCACCCACAAAAGCGACGTATGGTCGGTTGGTGTGATACTAGCGTTCCTCGTCACCGGCATAGCGCCAGACGAGCACATGGATTACGTGCAGTACGCCAGGGCTGTGGAGAGGCACCTGGACAGGGGCGTAATATTCAGGAGGGACGACAATCTGACCGACCTCGTGCGCAAAATGATCTGCGTCGACCCCAACAGTCGACCCACCGCATTCGAGATCATATCACACCCGTGGTACGCCACTTCAGGGCGTTCAGCCAACGTGCCTGGCTACTTCAGGTCATTGATAAGACCCATAAACAGGCTTAACGCGCTCAAACGGATGTACCTCGACATCATCAGCGTCCTGGAGTCACAGAGCTCGTTATTCGTCTGCCGGATACACAAGCTCATGGACACTATGCAGCTGGGCAAGCGGCTGCGGCGGGGAAAGGCGATGATTAAGGACCTCAAAATGGCGCTGAGAGTCGAAGGTCTCCCCCGCCAGACAATCGACAACATCATGGTGCTGATGTTGTCTGAGAGCGAGGCTAACGCTGTCCAGCACTTCATGAACGCGCTTGCGCGCTGGAAGAACGGCGAGATAGCGCTCGCGTGGTCCGAATTCGACAGCAGCCCGCACGGCGACCGTTGCTCCATGGACATTGCGCAGTTCACCAGGTTCCTCGCCAACACGCCCGGCAGGCTGATACCGATGGAGGAAACAAAACGCGTAACCAACGCACTCGCGGTGGAAGAACGCGTACGATGGTCGGACTTCGTGAGTTACCTGCGATGA
- a CDS encoding myb-like DNA-binding domain containing protein, putative, with translation MDRRDVPRGTPASLECMSPSLSLLRLMSGINHRAHELFMNRLSQRSSDKSVRSPMSRGYGSRGRQSPRASGNTIMAPSPRAALNTTDDAVTSPWPKRMHTPQESPMARTSGGSGSQGVADTAQVGSTATPTRKQDGYSLLSHCRSSSSSLRFNPASLVSLPFGYCNNTFVKIRVDDVIDPRVGRKRTKRDYSSSATATQQQPARRGSRQAAVQAPSLAHMTDDEDLLTHYEYSSNPYKRRYCSSVKYRRRTERIDTGGGEDGMQAVHAQRHRQQRPYTRKTSEHADVGVEEQLPEVSGAESGTDTEDILPVITPATQAPLPLHDQDRGHLKNMESAAKRVKREMVDQMMDVVQAVSVVKKRLIGKDGDADACPEQAGLPMDSETLAQLEDALKSLVRETRHNIVALQYSKLLLNWHYSPDVVDGVKQTRENSPGRSVDITDDAENGNPELNDSFSQYRGVVTASPCITFSDGLACVQGLCSTSKQSFEAQALTDCYTAAGCYVWEHQNEKVPEGKLPNDGKHCTGDLEPSICKVESADAICNINGASATRQIQPSDYAEGAEYGEALEESDEEGLGKTGPWTSDPDFAKSILDSNLKAQFNAYAGFLKDVCHSAIAEVRIPRPEWVGSSEHSCNNDMCCPRCCTCKDTCTTEYKRTKHSGSSNANDAESLRFEVETALARTDMLASMLGKCVCFCNCLSDRRLIDRVIHDNSKNRRQGNSGIVWHDMECPENMLDAEYPNLPREGVLQERFTLRIKAEHIPLSWKQRSPFVCKLDIITDAIKDDVHSNETPDHTDCGKDMPSELGLHGAFNTNNPSDGHTISQPLTCDGGNLSGGNCALFSQGSPDTYDRNANPEGITQVEDAPMLKLKEFKDLSSFTLWDAVDTLAKEQRELHRILRKNEFTDCFDALEIDVSQLTREKLKLSSECLIDDPNSEDYVEIALYLPYAPSCIMPWRFESIDTLEIMSQRFKRAPRVEVHRSYGVLEDLEGMCPPDSDERTQSEDIMLDECIMDRSLVMLHHLDELVSNTPTNVRVYDDVSSNSGAGTLVESSATPYADDASTIGTDTSSPTIIKDFVDANTNGDSETLACSELLRDMVVVPLCVKRVLQVMREHILVRNEILNAEAHACKLYKRRWHHYLRRMKAAAPKVDDFAWGVLPVRALDEPNNFVPLPAGFKQNDINWPYITNNVLSPFEVNSYGIGDICNQQQRFSTLAQNARDDKEMEMSDYQQIHTTRKPNAGRRRLGPEAAVTDNYEDDGSRAPVWLAPSYSNLTGPGLRWTYSCMDTLSDPLHCIPNFKTVPIYQIMTSPDYNYYKLDHCVQYDRRNSLPSEAVLAEEINGRISNVWTRNECRIFVEKYLMYPKNFAKIAQFIENKTCGDCVSFYYKYKYRLKLKERINDMKSKPKNKYDVSRFVRRDAHVMQAIDSILDDCYTDSVKSLCEQNSFAFTTVNDHLLSTAVVDNVKPYDVALTEHRGNWSPMEDSFQLMLDNLNEGYFVPTKFRCLTTRKNMQLPLKTMPGDAETTLRRGCLIMNGCRDFGDPQQLSSVMSAVKTDHFMSLKPICSKKVAGRSVLEAVMQDTIADQQRIDTRVGANVMQFKRRYSATLVDGTSDMEDTESHDMNYADDSEQYDSPSPDWNRAEDTPEYSAEEEEVEDSVSEPVTPQYETQSDEENVQDPMGYDAYDSNVEESYQAMDESHRSSGYPINAPAFTAHQESRTSHVVENPRWMERSQLQDVHVGNYDDGESAEEAETYNPTQAPQRTVVDWSEKEVAAFVRLYRIYGEDWDIIESQMARYGRTKEDIINYYIARLTTNALKRDGNRYQGSDYGYDKDDDGDAYHLS, from the coding sequence ATGGATCGAAGGGACGTTCCGCGGGGCACTCCAGCGTCGTTGGAGTGTATGTCGCCCTCGCTCTCACTCCTGAGACTCATGTCCGGCATCAACCATCGTGCCCATGAATTATTCATGAACAGGCTGTCGCAAAGAAGCTCAGACAAGTCTGTGCGCAGCCCTATGTCACGTGGATATGGCAGCAGGGGACGGCAGAGTCCGCGTGCGAGTGGCAACACGATAATGGCGCCCAGCCCTAGAGCTGCATTGAACACGACAGACGATGCTGTAACCAGCCCGTGGCCGAAGAGAATGCACACGCCGCAGGAATCGCCAATGGCAAGGACGTCGGGCGGATCTGGAAGCCAAGGCGTTGCTGATACGGCGCAGGTTGGAAGCACAGCTACGCCGACAAGAAAACAAGACGGTTACTCGCTGCTCAGTCATTGCCGATCTTCTTCTTCGTCCCTTAGGTTCAACCCGGCATCACTCGTTTCGTTGCCTTTTGGGTACTGCAACAACACGTTCGTCAAAATCAGGGTCGATGACGTCATTGACCCTAGGGTGGGGCGTAAGAGAACAAAGCGTGATTATTCGTCATCAGCAACCGCAACTCAACAACAGCCTGCCAGGCGTGGATCGAGGCAGGCTGCGGTGCAGGCCCCAAGCCTTGCTCACATGACCGACGATGAAGACTTGCTAACGCATTATGAATATTCCAGCAACCCTTACAAGCGGCGCTATTGTAGCAGTGTGAAGTACAGAAGGAGGACGGAACGCATTGACACAGGAGGCGGTGAAGACGGGATGCAAGCAGTACATGCACAAAGGCACCGGCAGCAGAGACCGTATACCCGTAAGACGTCAGAGCACGCGGATGTTGGTGTAGAAGAACAACTTCCAGAAGTATCGGGTGCTGAAAGTGGTACAGACACGGAGGACATTTTGCCCGTTATCACTCCAGCGACGCAAGCACCGTTGCCCTTGCATGATCAAGACAGAGGACACCTTAAAAACATGGAAAGTGCCGCCAAAAGGGTGAAGAGGGAGATGGTAGACCAGATGATGGATGTTGTTCAGGCTGTAAGCGTAGTCAAGAAGCGACTTATAGGGAAGGACGGTGATGCGGACGCATGTCCAGAACAAGCAGGGCTACCTATGGACTCCGAAACGCTTGCACAGCTTGAGGATGCTCTGAAATCACTCGTTAGAGAAACTCGGCACAACATTGTAGCCCTGCAATACTCAAAGCTACTCTTGAACTGGCATTACAGCCCAGATGTCGTTGATGGTGTGAAACAAACGCGAGAAAACTCTCCAGGGAGGTCTGTAGACATCACCGACGATGCGGAAAATGGTAACCCTGAGTTGAACGATTCCTTCTCCCAATATCGCGGAGTAGTTACAGCATCGCCGTGCATTACCTTCAGCGACGGACTGGCTTGCGTCCAAGGGTTGTGCAGCACCAGCAAGCAGTCGTTCGAGGCGCAAGCGCTTACCGACTGCTACACAGCTGCTGGTTGTTATGTGTGGGAGCATCAAAACGAGAAGGTGCCAGAGGGCAAGCTGCCGAACGATGGAAAGCATTGCACAGGCGATCTCGAGCCCAGTATATGTAAGGTAGAATCTGCCGATGCAATTTGCAATATAAATGGTGCCTCTGCAACGCGTCAAATACAACCAAGTGACTATGCTGAAGGTGCAGAGTATGGTGAGGCCCTGGAGGAATCCGACGAGGAAGGCCTCGGCAAGACTGGGCCGTGGACTTCCGACCCTGATTTCGCCAAATCCATCCTAGATTCAAATCTAAAGGCGCAATTCAACGCGTATGCCGGGTTTTTGAAAGATGTTTGCCACAGCGCCATCGCTGAAGTGCGTATACCAAGGCCTGAATGGGTAGGGTCAAGCGAGCATTCCTGCAATAATGacatgtgctgcccaaggtgctgcaccTGTAAGGATACATGCACTACTGAGTATAAGCGTACGAAGCATTCAGGATCAAGCAATGCTAATGATGCGGAAAGTTTGCGCTTCGAGGTGGAGACCGCCCTCGCAAGAACTGACATGTTAGCTTCGATGCTGGGGAAGTGTGTCTGTTTCTGCAACTGCCTCTCCGATCGAAGGTTAATCGACCGAGTGATTCATGATAACTCAAAAAATCGTCGTCAGGGTAATAGTGGGATTGTATGGCACGACATGGAATGCCCTGAGAACATGCTGGATGCAGAATACCCTAATCTGCCTCGAGAAGGCGTTCTGCAGGAGAGGTTCACTTTGCGGATCAAGGCTGAACACATACCACTCTCATGGAAACAACGCAGTCCCTTCGTTTGCAAGCTGGATATTATAACGGACGCGATCAAGGATGATGTTCACAGCAATGAGACACCCGACCACACCGACTGTGGGAAAGATATGCCAAGCGAACTTGGGCTCCATGGTGCATTTAATACCAATAACCCATCTGATGGTCACACCATAAGCCAACCCCTAACTTGCGATGGGGGCAACTTGTCGGGCGGTAACTGTGCGTTATTTTCACAAGGGTCTCCGGATACCTACGATCGCAATGCCAACCCAGAAGGAATCACACAGGTTGAGGACGCACCGATGTTAAAGCTCAAGGAATTCAAGGATCTCAGTAGTTTCACGCTATGGGATGCCGTGGATACCCTTGCAAAAGAGCAGCGGGAACTGCATCGTATACTGCGTAAAAACGAGTTCACGGATTGTTTTGACGCGCTGGAGATCGATGTTTCGCAACTGACACGAGAAAAGCTTAAATTGAGTAGCGAGTGTCTCATTGATGACCCCAATTCCGAAGACTACGTGGAAATAGCGTTGTATCTGCCGTACGCGCCGAGCTGCATCATGCCCTGGCGGTTCGAGTCAATCGACACATTGGAGATAATGTCACAACGGTTCAAACGTGCGCCCAGGGTTGAAGTGCACCGTAGCTATGGCGTATTGGAAGATCTAGAGGGTATGTGCCCGCCTGACTCCGACGAAAGGACTCAGAGCGAGGATATTATGCTGGATGAGTGCATTATGGACAGAAGCCTGGTGATGTTGCATCATCTGGATGAGCTTGTCAGCAATACCCCAACAAATGTCAGGGTATACGATGATGTGTCCAGCAACAGCGGCGCAGGAACCCTAGTCGAGAGCTCCGCTACCCCTTATGCGGACGATGCTTCGACGATCGGCACTGATACCAGTTCCCCCACAATAATCAAGGATTTTGTAGATGCGAACACGAATGGTGACTCTGAGACATTGGCATGTTCCGAACTGCTAAGGGATATGGTGGTAGTGCCGCTCTGCGTTAAAAGGGTGCTTCAGGTTATGCGAGAACACATACTTGTGCGCAACGAGATCTTAAATGCGGAAGCGCATGCTTGCAAGCTGTACAAACGCCGGTGGCACCATTACCTGAGGCGTATGAAAGCCGCTGCACCGAAAGTGGATGATTTCGCATGGGGTGTTCTGCCCGTAAGAGCATTGGATGAGCCCAACAATttcgtaccactgccggccGGGTTTAAACAAAACGACATCAATTGGCCCTATATAACCAACAATGTATTGTCACCATTCGAAGTTAACAGCTACGGCATCGGGgatatctgcaaccagCAGCAAAGATTCAGCACGCTGGCGCAAAACGCCCGCGACGATAAGGAGATGGAGATGTCGGACTACCAGCAGATACACACAACAAGAAAACCGAACGCCGGGCGTCGACGTTTGGGTCCAGAGGCTGCAGTTACGGACAATTATGAGGATGATGGGAGCAGAGCACCGGTGTGGCTGGCGCCAAGTTACAGCAACCTCACTGGGCCTGGATTACGATGGACGTATTCGTGCATGGACACTTTGAGCGACCCGTTGCACTGCATTCCAAACTTCAAAACAGTGCCAATATATCAAATCATGACGTCCCCAGATTACAACTATTATAAGCTCGACCATTGCGTGCAGTATGACAGGCGCAATTCACTCCCATCGGAGGCCGTCTTGGCTGAAGAAATTAATGGCCGCATCAGCAACGTGTGGACACGAAACGAGTGCCGGATATTTGTTGAGAAATACCTCATGTATCCCAAAAACTTTGCCAAAATAGCTCAGTTCATCGAAAACAAAACGTGCGGCGACTGCGTGTCCTTCTACTACAAATACAAGTATAGGCTGAAGCTTAAGGAGCGCATCAACGATATGAAGTCAAAACCGAAAAACAAGTACGATGTGTCACGATTCGTCAGGCGTGATGCTCACGTTATGCAAGCCATTGATAGCATACTAGACGACTGCTACACTGACAGCGTGAAAAGTCTCTGCGAGCAGAACAGTTTCGCATTCACAACAGTCAACGACCACCTACTAAGCACTGCGGTTGTGGACAACGTCAAACCGTATGATGTGGCGTTAACCGAGCACCGTGGAAACTGGTCACCGATGGAAGACAGCTTCCAATTAATGCTGGACAACTTGAACGAGGGTTACTTCGTTCCTACGAAGTTCCGGTGTCTCACTACGCGCAAGAATATGCAATTACCGCTGAAAACAATGCCCGGAGATGCTGAAACTACGCTAAGACGCGGTTGCCTCATCATGAATGGCTGCCGTGACTTCGGCGATCCGCAGCAACTGTCTTCGGTGATGAGCGCTGTAAAGACGGATCATTTCATGTCACTAAAGCCCATTTGTTCCAAAAAGGTCGCTGGGCGATCTGTGCTGGAGGCAGTCATGCAGGACACAATCGCTGACCAGCAGCGTATAGATACAAGAGTGGGGGCGAACGTAATGCAATTCAAGCGCAGGTATTCGGCAACTCTGGTGGATGGCACTTCAGACATGGAAGACACCGAAAGCCACGACATGAACTATGCAGATGATTCCGAGCAGTACGACAGTCCATCACCCGATTGGAACCGTGCGGAAGACACGCCAGAGTACTCCgctgaggaggaagaaGTGGAAGATTCTGTGTCAGAACCCGTGACGCCGCAGTACGAAACCCAGAGTGACGAAGAAAATGTACAAGATCCTATGGGTTATGACGCATATGACTCAAATGTCGAAGAATCATATCAGGCGATGGATGAATCGCACCGCAGCAGCGGCTATCCCATTAATGCACCTGCTTTTACGGCGCACCAAGAAAGCCGCACATCCCATGTCGTGGAAAACCCCAGGTGGATGGAAAGATCGCAGTTGCAGGACGTACATGTGGGAAATTACGATGACGGTGAAAGTGCCGAAGAAGCTGAAACCTACAATCCTACACAGGCGCCGCAAAGGACTGTCGTAGATTGGTCAGAAAAGGAGGTTGCAGCGTTCGTACGGCTATATCGTATATATGGCGAAGACTGGGATATAATTGAAAGTCAAATGGCCCGATATGGGAGAACTAAAGAAGACATTATCAATTATTACATTGCTCGGCTTACCACCAACGCCCTGAAACGGGACGGTAATCGTTACCAAGGGTCAGATTACGGATACGACAAGGACGATGACGGAGACGCATACCATTTGTCGTAA
- a CDS encoding reverse transcriptase homolog: MDVDEEEPEQVGPVRESNNSIAPGTASEVALTETAALPRAPEGHAPQAERAGNTPRMPPHYARLNAKLQFLHCVMRQIDGPWCHWVPDVYKAVVTKYQRMPRGGWKVLAEYANEHFEFHKTHKEVEQMARQVVAKAARSQPTDVGEIASLHDVDSYNALQEDFDRIMAQRLREPGVIRTVKNKRHTMDSLDFTAIRSLDLVVHNYVKHNPVTDMGMLAILYQTAQDCYDKYSAKPSSSSGKKEAAERRIKELEEIGALLLKYKQKVPLEKEDRKRVYRQMDKYNMIADKPQELSYVISRTQEELQKEQDKLKNAKFKQELYNHNRMFELYTGHFYRTLENQQDADESAINEGMMIEYWAQMWVKPNAPHNGEGYLVERPPAENMAGFPTYEEFVTIVKKLRDWKSPGADGIYNYYIKWLTSLHRVIYRLVEEACQQGKVQDDWFYCGITYLLPKNKKPKSAAQYRPITCMSNLYKLTTRCATETLKREVDGRGLRSENQMGTRSNVQGAKEHALANIALNEKHKGKLLATWVDVMKAYDSIDHAYLARVIDNLNLPGWLSNFIKQTTKRWNIEIRWNKNTIMHKKVERGILQGDSLSPLLFVLCLDPLSRHLTRIFPKVELSVPGGRIFATNHFLYIDDLKFFAHEESTMRGMGREVEKFFNDIGLRINRDKSATNTEACASIAKQMEGPETYKYLGVTETSNSLTSDGMFDIILQEICRRTELLAASKLSGKNLSMAINQYALSVINYYIGVIPMDITHFDKIDLEIGITNQDNLVDTEKFKKQKYEDLIEDLKARQFNQQTKIRVIPYVMTWEGIVTKEHSKYRRDLGISDRMEAHIQRVVIQETHKIVMRDMKPKEDYDSVEDPQAQTGWMPAWMAPVTSGNGPAWIPQPVSA; this comes from the exons ATGGATgtggacgaagaggaacctGAGCAAGTCGGGCCTGTGAGAGAATCAAACAACAGTATAGCACCGGGAACCGCCAGTGAGGTGGCGCTCACTGAGACGGCTGCGTTGCCGAGGGCACCCGAAGGGCACGCCCCGCAGGCTGAACGGGCCGGGAACACGCCACGAATGCCGCCGCATTACGCTAGGCTAAATGCCAAGCTACAGTTCCTGCACTGTGTCATGCGTCAGATCGATGGACCATGGTGTCATTGGGTACCGGACGTCTACAAGGCAGTAGTGACGAAGTATCAGAGGATGCCACGAGGAGGATGGAAGGTCCTCGCGGAATATGCCAACGAGCATTTCGAATTCCACAAGACCcacaaggaggtggagcagaTGGCAAGACAGGTAGTCGCCAAAGCAGCGCGGAGCCAACCGACGGATGTTGGAGAAATAGCATcgctgcacgacgtcgACTCATACAACGCCCTGCAGGAGGATTTCGACCGGATCATGGCACAGAGGTTGAGGGAGCCTGGTGTTATTAGGACAGTAAAGAACAAAAGACACACCATGGACTCCCTCGACTTCACGGCGATTAGGTCGCTGGATCTAGTGGTCCACAACTACGTGAAGCACAACCCAGTCACTGACATGGGGATGCTAGCCATCTTGTATCAAACGGCACAGGACTGCTACGACAAGTACAGCGCGAAaccatcgtcgtcctcgggaAAGAAGGAGGCAGCTGAGAGGaggatcaaggagctggaggagatagGAGCATTACTTCTGAAATACAAGCAGAAGGTCCccctggagaaggaggataggaaacgcgtttatcgccaaatggacaagtacaacatgaTCGCGGACAAGCCGCAGGAACTGTCATACGTGATCAGCAGGACCCAAGAGGAGCTCCAAAAGGAGCAGGACAAACTCAAGAACGCCAAGTTCAAGCAGGAGTTGTACAACCATAACCGCATGTTCGAGCTTTACACGGGACACTTCTACAGGACACTGGAGAATCAGCAGGACGCGGACGAGTCGGCGATAAACGAGGGGATGATGATAGAGTACTGGGCGCAAATGTGGGTGAAGCCAAACGCACCGCACAACGGTGAAGGATACCTGGTCGAAAGACCACCGGCAGAGAACATGGCAGGCTTTCCCACATACGAGGAATTCGTCACGATCGTCAAGAAATTGCGAGATTGGAAGTCGCCCGGTGCGGATGGGAtctacaactactacattaaATGGCTCACGTCCCTTCACAGAGTCATTTATAGGCTAGTAGAGGAGGCATGCCAgcaaggcaaagtgcaggaCGACTGGTTCTACTGTGGGATCACGTACCTACTACCGAAGAACAAGAAACCAAAGTCCGCCGCACAGTACAGGCCGATCACTTGCATGTCCAACCTATACAAGCTAACTACCCGTTGTGCCACGGAGACGCTTAAGCGAGAAGTCGATGGCAGGGGACTACGGTCCGAGAACCAGATGGGCACGAGGAGCAACGTACAGGGTGCAAAGGAGCACGCGTTAGCGAACATCGCGCTCAACGAGAAGCACAAGGGGAAGTTACTTGCAACGTGGGTCGACGTCATGAAGGCGTACGACTCAATCGACCACGCGTACCTGGCAAGGGTTATCGACAACCTTAACCTACCAGGGTGGTTATCAaacttcatcaagcagacgaccaagaggtggaatatAGAGATACGGTGGAACAAGAACACAATCATGCACAAGAAAGTAGAGAGGGGCATTCTCCAAGGCGACAGCCTATCGCCCCTTCTCTTCGTGCTGTGCTTGGACCCGCTGAGCAGGCACCTGACTCGCATCTTCCCCAAGGTGGAGCTAAGCGTGCCTGGCGGCAGGATCTTCGCCACTAACCACTTTCTCTATATTGACgacctcaagttcttcgcccACGAGGAAAGTACGATGAGAGGAATGGGCcgagaagtggagaagttcttcaacgacataggACTCAGGATCAACCGCGACAAGTCGGCAACCAACACGGAGGCGTgcgccagcatcgccaagcaGATGGAAGGCCCGGAGACGTACAAGTACTTGGGAGTCACAGAGACTTCAAACTCACTTACAAGCGACGGAATGTTCGACATAATACTACAGGAGATATGCAGGAGAACGGAGCTACTGGCTGCGTCAAAGCTGTCGGGGAAAAACCTCtcgatggccatcaaccagtacgccctcagcgtcatcaactactacatcggcgtgattcccatggacatcacgcatttcgacaagatcgaccTGGAG ATAGGAATCACCAATCAAGACAACCTAGTGGAtacggagaagttcaagaagcagaagtatgaagaccttatcgaggacctcaaggcgcggcagtttaaccagcaaaccaagatcagggttatcccctacgttatgacgtgggagggaatagtgacaaaggagcacagcaagtacagacgggacctgggcatatcggatcgcatggaagcccacatacaaagggtagtgatccaagaaacacataaaatagtgatgagggatatgaagccgaaagaagactacgattccgtagaagaccctcaagcccaaactggatggatgcccgcatggatggcaccagtgacgtccggcaacggaccggcgtggatcccgcaaccggtttcagcgtga